A window of the Myxococcaceae bacterium JPH2 genome harbors these coding sequences:
- a CDS encoding amino acid adenylation domain-containing protein — protein GGHSLLATQLVARIRTQTGRDVPLKDLFDAPTVATLAERLGGAAAEVAPPTAPVILARVQEAELSFAQQRLWFIDQLEPGSPDYNIPAALKMRGALDVSALERTFAELVRRHHVLRTVFRVSEGRAVQVITPAASFKVEVQDLRALPESAREPEARRLAREEAARPFELSRGPLLRVRLLVLAEREHLLLLTMHHIISDGWSISVLLKEVAALYAAFSAGQPSPLPELPIQYSDFAAWQRGWLQGETLERQLDFWRGQLEGAPSALELPTDHPRTADPRRPGALIPVAFPPTLTDALNALCRREGATLYMGLLASWQVLLGRYSGQEDFCVGAPIAGRNPPETEGLLGFFVNTLVFRARLGGNPTFRELLGEVKASTLGAYAHQDIPFEKLVEVLQPPRQLGRTPFFQVVLSLLNTPAMKLRLPSVELEQWEVYSGTAKFDLNLGLTETPQGLMGDLEYRADLFEPDTLRRMLAHYRVLLEDVVAHPERRLSELRWMTDDERQRVVRDWNATARDFPRDASVAALFEAQVERAPDAVAVEFEGQRLTYRELDHRANRLAHHLRAEGVRRGDRVALCLERSLEMVVAVLGILKAGAAYVPLEHATPPERLAMLLEDVQASCLLTQAALRERLGAERLAARVLLVDAPLSASLPESRPEVQVSGDDLAYVMFTSGSTGTPKGVCVPHRAIARLVIGTDFARLGPDEVFLQLAPLAFDASTFELWGCLLHGGRLVVFDRHTPTLEELGRALDRHGVTTLWLTAALFAQMVTHQPEPLGRVRQVLAGGDVLAPGKVREHLTRSGRMVNGYGPTEGTTFTACAVLTHPDAVGPSVSIGRPLANTQVFVLDAHLRPVPAGVPGELFIGGEGLAWGYFRRPDLTASAFIPHPFSAAPGARLYRSGDLARWMPDGSLQFLGRKDAQVKLRGYRVEPGEVETTLARHASVREVAVIARGDMPGGTALVAYVVVQPGASVDPGGLRDFLRRGLPEYMIPAAFVVLPALPVTRNGKLDRRALPHPDASGAGGAGREFVAPRTPTEETLARLIAEVLRKPRVGAHDNFFELGGHSLLATQLLARVRAELKTELSLRAFFTGPTVAELARRIDSAGSEAASSPPPLTRASREHSLPLSFSQRRLWRLFKTSPTSTAYNMAGAYRLQGLMRADALHAAIQALIDRHDSLRTTFDEEAGQPVQRVAPTVRFDLPRVDLRDHADAHAEVLRRIGHEARTPFDLVQGPLVRGALLQLSDDEHLLLLTKHHILSDGWSEGVLMREVAMLYAAFARGETPVLPPLAFQYPDFAVWQRDWLSGPTLEARLGYWRTALAGAPTLLNLPLDKPRPSTRTFAGTSIPVVLGTARSEALHALCLKERVTPFMALLAVYGAVLCHQSQQDEVVIGSPIANRVLPELEPLIGLFVNGIALRVDLRGGPSFRELLTRMREVTLGAYAHQDIPFDLVVDALGVERPVHRTPLFQAMFALQNAPMEPVRLPDLMLLPVAEDRGSATYELSLVLSESEGQFSGMLEFNTDLFALASMERLRDAWFALLDRALSHPDEGMRPGTAGPHRS, from the coding sequence GGAGGCCACTCGTTGCTCGCGACCCAGCTCGTCGCGCGCATTCGCACGCAGACCGGCCGGGACGTGCCGCTCAAGGACTTGTTCGACGCGCCCACCGTGGCCACGTTGGCCGAGCGTCTTGGTGGAGCGGCGGCTGAAGTCGCACCGCCCACAGCGCCCGTCATCCTGGCGCGCGTCCAGGAGGCGGAGCTGTCGTTCGCGCAGCAGCGCCTCTGGTTCATCGATCAACTCGAGCCCGGCAGCCCCGACTACAACATCCCGGCCGCGCTGAAGATGCGCGGGGCTCTTGATGTCTCGGCCCTGGAGCGCACCTTCGCTGAGCTGGTGCGACGCCATCACGTCCTGCGCACCGTGTTCCGCGTGAGCGAGGGCAGGGCGGTGCAAGTCATCACGCCCGCTGCCTCGTTCAAGGTCGAGGTTCAGGACCTCCGCGCGCTCCCCGAGTCCGCGCGCGAGCCCGAGGCCCGGCGACTGGCGCGCGAGGAAGCCGCGAGGCCCTTCGAGTTGTCGCGCGGGCCGTTGCTGCGCGTGCGCCTGCTGGTGCTGGCGGAGCGCGAGCACCTCTTGCTCCTGACGATGCACCACATCATCTCCGATGGGTGGTCCATCTCGGTCCTGCTGAAGGAGGTGGCCGCGCTGTATGCCGCCTTCTCCGCGGGACAGCCGTCGCCGCTGCCGGAGCTGCCCATCCAGTACTCCGACTTCGCCGCGTGGCAGCGCGGCTGGCTGCAAGGGGAGACGCTGGAGCGGCAGCTCGACTTCTGGCGCGGGCAACTCGAAGGCGCCCCATCGGCGTTGGAGCTTCCGACGGACCACCCCCGCACGGCGGATCCGCGCCGTCCCGGAGCGCTGATTCCGGTGGCGTTCCCTCCGACCCTGACGGACGCCCTCAACGCGCTCTGCCGCCGAGAAGGCGCCACGCTCTACATGGGGCTCCTGGCGAGCTGGCAGGTCCTGCTGGGCCGCTACTCCGGCCAGGAGGACTTCTGCGTGGGTGCCCCCATCGCGGGCCGCAATCCGCCCGAGACCGAGGGGTTGCTCGGCTTCTTCGTGAACACGTTGGTGTTCCGCGCGCGGCTGGGAGGAAACCCCACGTTCCGCGAGCTGTTGGGCGAGGTGAAGGCGTCGACGCTCGGGGCGTATGCGCACCAGGACATTCCCTTCGAGAAGCTCGTGGAGGTGCTCCAGCCACCCCGGCAGCTCGGGCGCACGCCGTTCTTCCAGGTGGTGCTGAGCCTGTTGAACACCCCGGCGATGAAGCTCCGTCTGCCCTCCGTCGAGCTGGAGCAGTGGGAGGTCTACTCCGGCACCGCGAAGTTCGATCTCAACCTGGGCCTCACCGAGACACCCCAGGGCCTCATGGGAGACCTGGAGTACCGCGCGGACCTGTTCGAGCCGGACACGCTCCGTCGGATGTTGGCGCACTACCGCGTGCTGTTGGAGGACGTGGTGGCCCATCCGGAGCGGCGCCTCTCCGAGCTGCGCTGGATGACCGACGACGAACGGCAGCGCGTCGTGCGCGACTGGAACGCCACGGCGCGCGATTTCCCGCGCGATGCCAGCGTGGCGGCGCTGTTCGAGGCGCAGGTGGAGCGCGCGCCCGATGCCGTCGCGGTGGAGTTCGAGGGCCAGCGCCTGACGTACCGCGAGCTGGATCATCGCGCGAACCGACTCGCCCACCACCTGCGCGCGGAGGGCGTGCGCCGCGGAGACCGGGTGGCGCTGTGCCTGGAGCGCTCGCTGGAGATGGTGGTCGCCGTGCTCGGCATCCTCAAGGCGGGTGCGGCCTATGTCCCGTTGGAGCACGCCACGCCGCCTGAGCGCCTCGCGATGCTGCTGGAGGACGTCCAGGCGTCGTGTCTGCTCACGCAGGCGGCGCTGCGCGAGCGGCTCGGCGCAGAGCGGCTGGCCGCGCGCGTCCTCCTGGTGGATGCGCCGCTGTCCGCGTCCTTGCCTGAGTCTCGGCCGGAGGTGCAGGTCTCGGGAGATGACCTGGCCTACGTGATGTTCACGTCCGGATCCACGGGGACACCGAAGGGCGTCTGTGTCCCGCACCGGGCCATCGCGCGACTGGTCATCGGCACGGACTTCGCGCGGCTGGGGCCCGACGAGGTCTTCCTCCAGCTTGCGCCACTCGCCTTCGATGCCTCGACGTTCGAGCTGTGGGGCTGCTTGCTGCACGGCGGGCGACTCGTCGTGTTCGATCGCCACACGCCCACGCTGGAGGAGCTGGGCCGCGCGCTGGACCGCCATGGTGTCACCACGCTGTGGCTCACCGCCGCGCTGTTCGCGCAGATGGTCACCCATCAGCCCGAGCCGCTAGGTCGCGTGCGTCAGGTGCTCGCGGGGGGCGACGTGCTCGCGCCCGGCAAGGTGCGTGAGCACCTCACGCGCTCAGGGCGCATGGTGAACGGCTACGGCCCCACCGAGGGCACGACCTTCACCGCGTGCGCCGTGCTCACGCATCCCGACGCGGTGGGCCCGTCGGTGTCCATTGGTCGTCCCTTGGCCAACACCCAGGTGTTCGTGCTGGATGCGCACCTGCGGCCCGTGCCGGCGGGCGTGCCCGGCGAGCTGTTCATTGGCGGAGAGGGATTGGCTTGGGGCTACTTCCGCCGACCGGACCTCACGGCGTCGGCGTTCATCCCGCATCCGTTCAGCGCGGCGCCTGGAGCGCGCCTCTATCGCTCTGGAGATCTGGCGCGGTGGATGCCGGACGGAAGCCTCCAGTTCCTGGGGCGGAAGGACGCGCAGGTCAAGCTCCGGGGCTACCGCGTGGAGCCCGGGGAGGTCGAGACCACGCTCGCGCGGCACGCGTCGGTTCGCGAGGTCGCGGTGATCGCCCGAGGCGACATGCCTGGGGGAACGGCGCTGGTGGCCTATGTCGTCGTGCAGCCGGGGGCGTCCGTGGATCCCGGCGGCCTGCGCGACTTCCTCCGCCGGGGCCTGCCCGAGTACATGATTCCCGCGGCCTTCGTGGTGTTGCCCGCGCTGCCCGTCACGCGCAACGGCAAGCTGGATCGCCGGGCCCTGCCGCATCCGGACGCGAGCGGGGCAGGGGGCGCGGGACGCGAGTTCGTGGCGCCACGCACGCCCACGGAGGAGACCCTGGCGCGACTCATCGCCGAGGTCCTCCGCAAGCCGCGCGTCGGTGCGCATGACAACTTCTTCGAGCTGGGGGGCCACTCGCTGTTGGCGACCCAGCTGCTCGCGCGGGTGCGGGCGGAGCTGAAGACCGAGCTGTCGCTGCGAGCCTTCTTCACCGGCCCTACCGTCGCCGAGCTGGCGCGGCGGATCGACAGCGCGGGGAGCGAGGCCGCGTCCTCTCCACCGCCGCTGACGCGCGCGTCGCGTGAGCACTCGCTGCCGTTGTCGTTCTCTCAGCGCCGCCTGTGGAGGCTGTTCAAGACGAGCCCGACCTCCACGGCCTACAACATGGCCGGGGCCTATCGGCTCCAAGGTCTGATGCGTGCGGACGCGTTGCACGCGGCCATCCAGGCGCTCATCGACCGTCACGACTCGCTGCGGACCACGTTCGACGAAGAGGCGGGGCAGCCGGTGCAACGCGTGGCGCCGACCGTGCGGTTCGACCTGCCCAGGGTGGATCTGCGCGACCACGCGGATGCCCACGCGGAGGTCCTCCGCCGCATCGGTCACGAGGCGCGGACGCCGTTCGACCTGGTCCAAGGCCCGCTGGTGCGGGGCGCGCTCCTGCAGCTGAGCGACGACGAGCACCTGCTGCTCCTCACCAAGCACCACATCCTCTCGGACGGATGGTCCGAGGGCGTCCTCATGCGCGAGGTCGCGATGCTCTACGCGGCCTTCGCGCGCGGCGAGACGCCCGTGTTGCCGCCGCTTGCGTTCCAGTATCCGGACTTCGCGGTGTGGCAGCGGGACTGGCTCTCCGGGCCGACGCTGGAGGCGCGCCTGGGGTACTGGCGGACCGCGCTCGCCGGGGCGCCGACCTTGCTGAACCTGCCGCTCGACAAGCCGCGTCCTTCCACGCGGACGTTCGCGGGCACCTCCATCCCCGTGGTGCTGGGGACGGCGCGGAGCGAAGCGCTCCACGCCCTCTGCCTCAAGGAGCGGGTGACGCCGTTCATGGCGCTCCTGGCCGTGTACGGGGCCGTCCTGTGCCACCAGTCGCAGCAGGACGAGGTCGTCATCGGCTCGCCCATCGCCAACCGCGTGCTGCCCGAGCTGGAGCCGTTGATCGGCCTGTTCGTCAATGGCATCGCGCTGCGCGTGGACCTGCGCGGCGGGCCCAGCTTCCGCGAGCTGCTCACGCGGATGCGCGAGGTGACCCTGGGCGCGTATGCCCACCAGGACATCCCCTTCGACCTGGTGGTGGACGCGCTCGGCGTGGAGCGGCCTGTGCATCGCACGCCGCTCTTCCAGGCCATGTTCGCGCTGCAGAACGCGCCCATGGAGCCCGTGCGCCTGCCCGACCTCATGCTCCTTCCGGTCGCCGAGGACCGGGGCTCCGCCACGTACGAGCTGAGCCTCGTGCTGAGCGAGAGCGAGGGGCAGTTCAGCGGCATGTTGGAGTTCAACACCGACCTCTTCGCACTCGCGAGCATGGAGCGACTGCGGGATGCCTGGTTCGCCTTGCTCGACCGCGCGCTGTCTCATCCCGACGAGGGCATGAGACCGGGCACGGCCGGGCCCCACCGGAGTTGA
- a CDS encoding aminotransferase class I/II-fold pyridoxal phosphate-dependent enzyme: protein MDEKNRYRNTESMIAHGNPSFDAAKEAGLLGLSVRNTGRGSLSLPDGREFINMCSCSYLGLDSHPEVLQGAIQALEREKTMDMGVSRLRIRLALLDELEAELSRRWRGTAIVTTTASAASAGLLPLIASGHLLPEKKSPVLVFDKAAHFSMNLIKPICADETEVLTAPHNDLDFLEDVCRKHARVAYVADGFYSMGGAAIVKDLLALQDRYGLFLYFDDSHSLSVFGESGEGFVRTLLGAEINPRTIIIASLAKGFGTSGGVVLLGSNQHEDLVGRFAGPLGWSQSLNVPAVGASLASARLHGTPEIAKRQESLRANIRHFDERVPTRTVGEDFPIKVIEVGPEEAAVAGSRFMLERGFYSSAVFFPIVPRGRAGLRFMMRANVSRDDVQRLCDAVADMKRRFT, encoded by the coding sequence ATGGACGAGAAGAACCGCTACCGCAACACCGAGTCGATGATTGCCCATGGCAACCCGTCCTTCGATGCCGCGAAGGAGGCCGGGCTCCTGGGGCTGTCCGTGCGCAACACGGGGCGAGGCTCGCTCTCGCTGCCGGACGGGCGGGAGTTCATCAACATGTGTTCCTGCTCGTACCTGGGGCTGGACTCCCACCCCGAGGTCCTCCAGGGCGCCATCCAAGCGCTGGAGCGCGAGAAGACGATGGACATGGGCGTCTCGCGGCTGCGGATCCGCCTGGCGCTCCTGGATGAGCTGGAGGCCGAGCTGTCCCGGCGCTGGCGCGGCACCGCCATCGTGACGACCACGGCGAGCGCGGCCAGCGCGGGGCTCCTGCCCCTCATCGCGTCCGGGCATCTGCTGCCGGAGAAGAAGTCGCCCGTGCTCGTCTTCGACAAGGCCGCGCACTTCTCCATGAACCTCATCAAGCCCATCTGCGCGGACGAGACCGAGGTGCTCACCGCTCCGCACAACGACCTCGACTTCCTGGAGGACGTGTGTCGCAAGCACGCCCGGGTGGCGTACGTCGCGGACGGCTTCTACTCGATGGGCGGAGCGGCCATCGTGAAGGACCTGCTCGCGCTGCAGGACCGCTACGGCCTCTTCCTCTACTTCGATGACTCCCACTCGCTGTCGGTCTTCGGCGAGTCCGGCGAGGGGTTCGTGCGCACGCTGCTGGGCGCGGAGATCAACCCCCGGACCATCATCATCGCCTCGCTGGCGAAGGGCTTCGGCACCTCGGGCGGCGTGGTGCTGCTCGGCTCGAACCAGCACGAGGACCTGGTGGGGCGCTTCGCTGGGCCGCTGGGCTGGTCGCAGAGCCTGAATGTCCCGGCGGTGGGCGCGAGCCTCGCGTCGGCGCGACTGCACGGCACGCCCGAGATCGCGAAGCGACAGGAGTCCCTGCGCGCCAACATCCGGCACTTCGACGAGCGCGTCCCCACGCGCACCGTGGGCGAGGACTTCCCCATCAAGGTCATCGAGGTGGGGCCGGAGGAGGCCGCGGTGGCCGGCTCGCGCTTCATGCTCGAGCGGGGCTTCTATTCCTCGGCGGTGTTCTTCCCCATCGTTCCGCGCGGGCGCGCGGGCCTGCGCTTCATGATGCGCGCCAACGTGAGCCGCGACGACGTCCAGCGGCTGTGCGACGCGGTGGCGGACATGAAGCGGCGGTTCACCTGA
- a CDS encoding CoA ester lyase, giving the protein MFLPNPCRTFLVTPALDASRFDKALDVGADVGLLDLEDGVPPALKAQARQLAVEHLCRTGARLPLAVRINSLRTADGLRDVLALLESGARPRVIMLPKVEAPAEVQQLDELLAARMPDVALMAIIETPRGVEAVDAIVTACERLRGIIFGAADLSAQLGVPLTWEPMFYARSRIAMAAALGGRCAIDSPFFDLGDPQGLAAEMLRAHALGFTGKIAIHPQQVAIIHESLKPSARVVDHARRVLAQADDGQGGIHVVGGNMVGPPLVAAARRVLASVQPDDDEAPVPLRIGSRAGES; this is encoded by the coding sequence ATGTTCCTACCCAATCCCTGCCGGACCTTCCTCGTGACGCCCGCCCTGGACGCCTCGCGCTTCGACAAGGCGCTGGACGTGGGCGCGGACGTGGGACTGCTGGACCTGGAGGACGGAGTGCCGCCCGCGCTCAAGGCCCAGGCTCGCCAGCTCGCCGTCGAGCACCTGTGTCGCACGGGCGCACGCCTCCCCCTGGCGGTGCGCATCAACAGCCTGCGCACGGCGGACGGACTGCGAGACGTCCTCGCGCTGCTGGAGTCCGGGGCCCGCCCTCGCGTCATCATGCTGCCCAAGGTGGAGGCTCCGGCGGAGGTGCAGCAGTTGGATGAGCTGCTGGCCGCGCGCATGCCGGACGTGGCCCTCATGGCCATCATCGAGACGCCTCGAGGCGTGGAGGCGGTGGACGCCATCGTCACCGCCTGCGAGCGCCTGCGAGGGATCATCTTTGGCGCCGCGGACCTCTCCGCGCAGCTCGGGGTGCCGCTCACGTGGGAGCCCATGTTCTACGCGCGCTCTCGCATCGCGATGGCCGCGGCGCTGGGCGGACGCTGCGCCATCGACTCGCCGTTCTTCGACCTGGGAGATCCGCAGGGACTGGCGGCGGAGATGCTCCGGGCCCACGCGCTGGGCTTCACGGGGAAGATCGCCATCCATCCGCAACAGGTGGCCATCATCCACGAGTCCCTCAAGCCCAGCGCCCGCGTGGTGGACCATGCGCGCCGAGTGCTCGCGCAGGCGGATGACGGGCAGGGCGGCATCCACGTGGTGGGCGGCAACATGGTGGGCCCGCCCTTGGTGGCCGCCGCGAGGCGCGTGCTGGCGAGTGTTCAACCCGACGACGACGAGGCGCCCGTCCCCCTGCGGATCGGCTCCCGTGCTGGAGAGTCATGA
- a CDS encoding MaoC family dehydratase, with product MKKLVPAHKKVGKQRYRETHGLYFEDFEVGDVFEHRPGRTLTDVDNIWQSLLSLNTHPLHIDAVYAGKTEWKQPLMSSLVTLAIVGGMSLNSTSAKGVANLGWDKIRLTAPVFVGDTIYAESRVLDKRMSRSRKTQGIVTVETRGVKPDGTVFMTFERSFLVPLKKHSVDVDANY from the coding sequence ATGAAGAAGCTGGTCCCCGCTCACAAGAAGGTGGGCAAGCAGCGCTACCGAGAGACGCATGGTCTGTACTTCGAGGACTTCGAGGTAGGAGACGTCTTCGAGCACCGGCCAGGCCGCACGCTCACCGACGTGGACAACATCTGGCAGTCGCTGCTGAGCCTCAACACCCATCCGTTGCACATCGACGCCGTCTACGCGGGGAAGACCGAGTGGAAGCAGCCGCTCATGTCCAGCCTGGTGACGCTGGCGATCGTGGGCGGGATGAGCCTCAACAGCACCAGCGCCAAGGGCGTGGCCAACCTGGGCTGGGACAAGATTCGCCTGACGGCGCCGGTGTTCGTCGGTGACACCATCTACGCGGAGAGCCGCGTGTTGGACAAACGCATGTCCCGCTCTCGCAAGACGCAGGGCATCGTCACGGTCGAGACCCGAGGCGTGAAGCCCGACGGCACGGTCTTCATGACGTTCGAGCGCTCGTTCCTGGTTCCGCTCAAGAAGCACAGCGTGGATGTGGATGCGAACTACTGA